TTTTGGTAATTACCTTATATAACTTAGTTTAAACCAAAATATTTCCTAAGGAGCCATTCTGCAGACAATGCTAATAATATAAATATTAACAGAAACAACATATCATTGGCTTTTAATTGCTTTGTTTCCTTTACGAGTTTCACTTTGCTATTCGCCGCCTCTTCTATACTATTCATAATATTCATTCTATTCTTCCACAAATAAAATTCTCCCCCGGTTTTCATGGTTAAAGCATACATATCTTCATAATTGGAGGCAGTATAAGCATCTTCTAAATCATTCTTCATGATTGAAAAACTCCCCTCATGTTTCGACAACTTTCCGCCGATAACTGCTAAAATTTCATACATGTATCGCCCAGCTTTCAGATCCTTTGGGCTGAGTGAATATGAATTTGCACTCGGAAGCATTTCATACGATTTTTTTCCTAGGTCACCTCCGGTAATAATGCACTGCACCTTTTCTGCTTTACTAGGCTGATAAAGCTCGTTATAAGTATTCGCATTAATAGAAAAGTTATCTCCTTCCACCAAATTTTCATTTGACAAATTTACTGTCAATTGTTTTTTGTCTTTCTTAATGGCTAGATAATTCACTATCTTATCGATGAGGTCTTGAGTTTCTCCAAAATTCTTTTTAGTTTGATAATTACTAACTCTCCATTTCCAAATATTCTCTGCTGCGATTAGACCTACTTGAATATTATCTTGATAAGAAAATGATATTAAAGGTTGATCAGAATCGACTCTACCTAATTTAGATAAAAGCATATGACTAGCATTCGCTTTAGATTCTATAGTCAATAAATAATTAGATAGAGGGGGATAAGTTTGAAAATCTCCACTAAAGGCTTCATTTAAATAGAATTTAGAAAAGCTTAAATTTGGTCGATTGCCATAATCCTGCAAAACATTTCCCATGACATTTACTTTATAGCATTCCTGAAGCTGATTATATGCTGAAAAATCACTCTTTGTCCCTAAAACAAACAAAACCGACTTTCCTGCAGCCTTAGCTTTTTCAAATAGTAATCTTCCATTGTTAAATTGATTTGGCAATTGATAAAGTACAATTAAATCAGCTTTATCTGAGAAGGAAAGATTTGTTTCCGAAATGTTCAAATTCACTTTAAAGCTTTTATTAGCAGCTAACCAAGATTTCAAAGCAGATAAATCTGGATGCGGGAAACTAGCTAATACGTCTATTTGTTTAGTACCATCTATCACATCTATTGAAAATTCTCGACTATTGTTCGCTAGGTTTTTCTCCTTTAAATTTGAAACAATTGAAACTCTATAATTGTGTTTTCCTTTGCTGAATCCAGATAATTTAAATTGGATACTTTGACTGAAATTATTCTTCGTATTACTGACTACGGTTTGGTTTATAAGTCTATACCCAGTTGATGTCAATTCTTCAAGTATAATTTTTGCTTTAGTAGAAGAGGTTAAATAGGCAGAAACTGCTATGTTTAAGGGATTGATTTCATCTTGCAGCATGAGATTATTATACTCTATACTCTCAATTTTATAATCGCTAACTCTTGCGGTATCTCCTACTAATACAACATCGATAGGAATCATACCTAAATTAGTCACAAATGCTGGATTATTACCTTCATTATAATTACCATCAGTTATTAATATAATTCTATTGAGATTAGCGTCTAGGTTTGAAGATATCGTTTCATTCAATGCAGAATATATATTGGTGCGATTACCAGATAAATCAAGAGAATCAATTGACGCCAATTTCTTATCAAAAATTCGAACTTCTATGTCGTAATCTCCTTTATTGAGAAGTTCTCGAATACCTTTTACTTCCTTAATATAATCAGGACCAGCATTCCTAATAGAGCGCGAATTGTCGAATAGTAAAACAATTTTTGGTTTTATAGTCTTAGACTTGGTACATTTTAAAATAGGAGATAATAATAGAACTAACAAGGTGAATAGAGATAAAAAACGAAGACCTCCTATTATGTATCTTAACCAAGTATTATTTAATGGTAGTTTTCTTATAAAATAAAAACTAGCGAAAATTGCGAAAAGCGCAAATAAAAAGAACAAAAAATAATTTTCAATCTGTATCACAAAAACCTATATCCTACAAATGTACATATATTTTCTCTACGTCAATTCAGAAACAAACAATGTCTGTTTGAACTATTTCAATACATCAATTAAAAAAAAGCCGTTTTATACCGAAGTGAAAAACAATATAGTCCCATATTCGTTTCTCTCGATTGTTCTATTTGTTCAAATTTTCGGTATTTACTTCCACACGTGCGGAATAAGATTTATATCTATTGGCATTAGATATAAATCACGTTGGTATTAAATGAAATCGAAGGCGCTTTTATAAAAAGTGAAGTTTAAAAGATAAAAAAAAAGCCGCTCAAGAAGAGCGGCTTTAATTATTTCAGTTAAAATATGATATTATTCAAAAGTGTAGATTTGAACATCTGCTCTATTGTCTTGACCACTATTGTATTTAGGTCGAGAATCGCCATAAGAAGTTACTTTAGCAGAGCTAACATTAACACCTTTCATTCTTAACAATTGAGCCACTTTTTGAGCTCTTTGTAGAGCACATGACTTAGATCCACCTTTAGAAGTGTTACCTCCTATTTCTACAGTATAGTTAGGGTTAGACTTAAGCATAGTAGCTATTTGCTGCAATGTTTCTACCTGACCTGGAGATAATGTATTACATCCTGTAAAGAATATTTCATAATTACCTACAACGTTCTTAGTTTTACCAGTTTTTGTATTATTAGTAGTCGCTGTGGTATTATTGTTAGTAGTAGTTTCTGTTGGAACAACTGGATCTACTTTTGCTACCTCAGGACATCCATTATTTGAAGCAGGTCCAGCTTCAAATGGACACTTATCTCTTGAATCTCCAATTCCATCATTATCAGAATCTGGACAACCAAACATTTCAGGCTTACCAGGTACATAAGGACACTCATCTGTAAGATCAGGAATACCATCACCATCAGAATCAAC
The nucleotide sequence above comes from Chitinophagales bacterium. Encoded proteins:
- a CDS encoding VWA domain-containing protein is translated as MFFLFALFAIFASFYFIRKLPLNNTWLRYIIGGLRFLSLFTLLVLLLSPILKCTKSKTIKPKIVLLFDNSRSIRNAGPDYIKEVKGIRELLNKGDYDIEVRIFDKKLASIDSLDLSGNRTNIYSALNETISSNLDANLNRIILITDGNYNEGNNPAFVTNLGMIPIDVVLVGDTARVSDYKIESIEYNNLMLQDEINPLNIAVSAYLTSSTKAKIILEELTSTGYRLINQTVVSNTKNNFSQSIQFKLSGFSKGKHNYRVSIVSNLKEKNLANNSREFSIDVIDGTKQIDVLASFPHPDLSALKSWLAANKSFKVNLNISETNLSFSDKADLIVLYQLPNQFNNGRLLFEKAKAAGKSVLFVLGTKSDFSAYNQLQECYKVNVMGNVLQDYGNRPNLSFSKFYLNEAFSGDFQTYPPLSNYLLTIESKANASHMLLSKLGRVDSDQPLISFSYQDNIQVGLIAAENIWKWRVSNYQTKKNFGETQDLIDKIVNYLAIKKDKKQLTVNLSNENLVEGDNFSINANTYNELYQPSKAEKVQCIITGGDLGKKSYEMLPSANSYSLSPKDLKAGRYMYEILAVIGGKLSKHEGSFSIMKNDLEDAYTASNYEDMYALTMKTGGEFYLWKNRMNIMNSIEEAANSKVKLVKETKQLKANDMLFLLIFILLALSAEWLLRKYFGLN